From Deltaproteobacteria bacterium, the proteins below share one genomic window:
- a CDS encoding acylphosphatase, producing MAADRVRRRVVVQGRVQGVWFRGATEERARALGLAGWVRNRADGSVEAVFEGAREAVEAALAFCRRGPPAARVEQVDVADEPPEGLDGFAVRR from the coding sequence ATGGCGGCCGACCGGGTGCGCAGGCGGGTGGTCGTGCAGGGACGCGTGCAGGGCGTCTGGTTCCGCGGCGCCACCGAGGAGCGGGCGCGCGCGCTCGGCCTCGCCGGCTGGGTGCGCAACCGCGCCGACGGGAGCGTCGAGGCCGTCTTCGAGGGCGCGCGCGAGGCGGTGGAGGCCGCGCTCGCCTTCTGCCGGCGCGGGCCGCCCGCGGCGCGCGTCGAGCAGGTGGACGTCGCGGACGAGCCGCCCGAAGGCCTCGATGGCTTCGCCGTGCGCCGCTGA
- a CDS encoding DUF99 family protein — protein MASPCAADAGAPARRGDRLRPHLLGIDDGAFDKHRDRDVPIVAVRTEGADQVEGVALTRFPVDGDGATGFLAGWIGALRLAQGLAGVVLGGVTIAGLGVVDVPALARALARPVLVVNRRDPADHRLAGALRAAGLEARLASVAACPAAFRIEGGPWLACAGIEPARAAALVAASRRKSDLPEALRLAHLFARAVATGESRGRP, from the coding sequence ATGGCTTCGCCGTGCGCCGCTGACGCGGGCGCGCCCGCGCGCCGCGGCGATCGGCTCCGGCCGCACCTGCTCGGCATCGACGACGGCGCCTTCGACAAGCACCGCGACCGCGACGTCCCGATCGTGGCCGTGCGTACCGAGGGTGCCGACCAGGTGGAAGGCGTGGCCCTGACCCGCTTCCCGGTCGACGGCGACGGCGCGACCGGCTTCCTGGCCGGCTGGATCGGCGCGCTCCGCCTCGCCCAGGGGCTCGCGGGCGTGGTCCTCGGCGGCGTCACCATCGCCGGCCTCGGCGTCGTCGACGTGCCGGCCCTCGCGCGCGCGCTGGCCCGCCCGGTGCTGGTCGTGAACCGCCGCGATCCCGCCGACCACCGGCTCGCCGGCGCGCTGCGCGCCGCCGGGCTCGAGGCGCGGCTCGCCAGCGTGGCCGCCTGTCCGGCCGCGTTCCGGATCGAGGGCGGGCCGTGGCTCGCGTGCGCGGGGATCGAGCCCGCGCGCGCCGCCGCGCTGGTCGCGGCCTCGCGCCGCAAGTCCGACCTCCCCGAGGCACTGCGCCTCGCGCACCTCTTCGCGCGCGCCGTGGCGACGGGGGAGTCGCGCGGGCGGCCCTAG
- a CDS encoding polymer-forming cytoskeletal protein — MALFGNRGDEGTTQESAGLAPATTASRQALSAFIDQGSEFEGKLSFKDTVRIDGCFRGEIASENTLVVGESGEIFATVRSRTVVIAGAVTGDVVASDRLVLQKSARVEGDVEAGSLQMEDGAVLNGRISMKKG; from the coding sequence ATGGCTCTGTTCGGGAATCGCGGCGACGAGGGGACGACCCAGGAGTCCGCCGGCCTGGCACCGGCGACGACGGCGAGCCGGCAGGCGCTCAGCGCCTTCATCGACCAGGGCTCCGAGTTCGAGGGCAAGCTCAGCTTCAAGGACACCGTCCGGATCGACGGCTGCTTCCGCGGCGAGATCGCGAGCGAGAACACGCTCGTGGTCGGCGAGAGCGGCGAGATCTTCGCGACCGTGCGCTCGCGCACGGTGGTGATCGCCGGCGCCGTGACGGGCGACGTGGTCGCCAGCGACCGCCTGGTGCTCCAGAAGAGCGCGCGCGTCGAAGGCGACGTCGAGGCCGGCTCGCTCCAGATGGAGGACGGCGCGGTGCTGAACGGCCGGATCTCGATGAAGAAGGGCTAG
- the metG gene encoding methionine--tRNA ligase, whose translation MSGRTVFVTTPIYYANAAPHIGHTYTTVVADVLVRWRRQRGDDAFSVSGTDEHGEKMVEAARARGVSPAVFTAGVSEAFQRTWSELDIAPSRFVRTTEPAHVRNVQAVLQRVHDAGWIEQREYEGLYCVGCERFLTERDLEDGRCRDHERVPERRREVNYFFRMSREFAWLREQIERNPELIRPERYRNEALAMLRDESGLGDLSISRPKTRLDWGVELPFDRDHVCYVWFDALLSYLTGAGFDGTRPADAQPPAFTARWAAAEHLIGKDILKPHAIFWPIMLRAIGLAPYRRLHVHGYWNVDDRKVSKSLGNMVSPLAMRERYGFEPFRWFLLREMSFGLDAGFSEEALVERVNADLANNLGNLVSRALNLVEKLCGGVLPEAGPAGDADLAVVAGADAARVRVDAALEAVQPHLALAAIQEYASAVNRYVDARAPWKGARDPATLPQARTTLHHACLALGRLSALLAPFLPAAAAEIAARVGAGADGAVVAGTPVRKGAPLFPRVELVAEA comes from the coding sequence ATGAGCGGCCGGACGGTCTTCGTCACCACGCCGATCTACTACGCGAACGCCGCGCCTCACATCGGCCACACCTACACGACCGTGGTGGCCGACGTGCTGGTGCGCTGGCGCCGCCAGCGTGGAGACGACGCATTCTCGGTGTCGGGAACCGACGAGCACGGCGAGAAGATGGTGGAGGCCGCGCGGGCGCGCGGGGTGTCGCCGGCCGTGTTCACGGCGGGCGTCTCGGAGGCCTTCCAGCGTACCTGGTCCGAGCTCGACATCGCGCCCTCCCGCTTCGTCCGCACCACCGAGCCGGCCCACGTCCGCAACGTCCAGGCCGTGCTCCAGCGCGTCCACGACGCGGGCTGGATCGAGCAGCGCGAGTACGAAGGCCTCTACTGCGTCGGCTGCGAACGCTTCCTGACCGAGCGCGACCTGGAGGACGGCCGCTGCCGCGACCACGAGCGCGTCCCCGAGCGCCGCCGCGAGGTCAACTACTTCTTCCGGATGAGCCGCGAGTTCGCCTGGCTGCGCGAGCAGATCGAGCGCAACCCCGAGCTCATCCGCCCCGAGCGCTACCGCAACGAGGCGCTCGCGATGCTGCGCGACGAGTCGGGCCTCGGCGACCTCTCGATCTCGCGCCCGAAGACCCGTCTCGACTGGGGCGTCGAGCTGCCCTTCGACCGCGACCACGTCTGCTACGTCTGGTTCGACGCCCTCCTCTCCTACCTGACCGGGGCCGGCTTCGACGGCACGCGACCGGCCGACGCGCAGCCGCCCGCCTTCACGGCGCGCTGGGCTGCCGCCGAGCACCTGATCGGCAAGGACATCCTGAAGCCGCATGCGATCTTCTGGCCGATCATGCTGCGCGCGATCGGCCTCGCACCCTACCGGCGCCTGCACGTGCACGGCTACTGGAACGTCGACGACCGCAAGGTGTCGAAGAGCCTCGGCAACATGGTCTCGCCGCTCGCGATGCGCGAGCGCTACGGCTTCGAGCCCTTCCGCTGGTTCCTGCTCCGCGAGATGAGCTTCGGCCTCGACGCGGGGTTCTCGGAGGAGGCGCTCGTCGAGCGCGTGAACGCCGACCTCGCCAACAACCTCGGCAACCTGGTGAGCCGCGCGCTCAACCTCGTCGAGAAGCTCTGCGGCGGGGTGCTGCCCGAGGCCGGGCCGGCGGGCGACGCGGACCTGGCGGTCGTGGCGGGGGCCGATGCGGCGCGGGTGCGGGTCGACGCGGCGCTCGAGGCCGTCCAGCCGCACCTCGCGCTCGCGGCGATCCAGGAGTACGCGAGCGCGGTCAACCGCTACGTCGATGCGCGCGCGCCGTGGAAGGGCGCCCGGGACCCGGCCACGCTGCCGCAGGCGCGCACGACGCTGCACCACGCCTGTCTGGCGCTCGGGCGGCTCTCCGCGCTGCTGGCGCCCTTCCTGCCCGCCGCCGCGGCCGAGATCGCCGCGCGCGTCGGCGCCGGCGCGGACGGCGCCGTCGTGGCCGGCACGCCGGTGCGCAAGGGCGCCCCGCTCTTCCCCCGCGTCGAGCTCGTAGCGGAGGCCTGA
- a CDS encoding RNA polymerase factor sigma-32 codes for MTSNDPPERRDPPASPAATLAPPAPGLPALPAADRDVGPADALGRYMAELRHHAPIPREEEHALALRWVEHGDVEAARRLVLANLRLVVKIAMEYRRTWTNLLDLVQEGNVGLLQAVQRFDPYQGVKLSSYAAYWIRAYILKYLLDNIRLVRLGTTRAQRKLFFRLNKEKRELERQGFEVEPRLIAERLDVSEEDVREMEQRLGQGDLSIDAPVGDEEGSATFGDFLASGVRSAEQNVADEELRRVFLEKVREFAATLDEREQRIVNERILAEEPRTLQEMGDAFGVTRERVRQLEARVVSRLRDYLREQLVDFEYYAPSRD; via the coding sequence GTGACGTCGAACGATCCCCCCGAGCGCCGGGATCCTCCGGCGTCGCCGGCCGCAACGCTCGCACCCCCGGCGCCGGGTCTGCCTGCGCTGCCCGCCGCGGACCGCGACGTCGGCCCCGCCGACGCCCTCGGCCGCTACATGGCCGAGCTCCGCCACCACGCGCCGATCCCGCGCGAGGAGGAGCACGCCCTCGCGCTGCGCTGGGTCGAGCACGGCGACGTCGAGGCCGCGCGCCGGCTGGTGCTCGCGAACCTGCGGCTGGTCGTGAAGATCGCGATGGAGTACCGCCGCACCTGGACGAACCTCCTCGACCTGGTGCAGGAGGGCAACGTCGGCCTGCTCCAGGCGGTGCAGCGCTTCGATCCCTACCAGGGCGTCAAGCTCTCCTCCTACGCCGCCTACTGGATCCGCGCCTACATCCTCAAGTACCTGCTCGACAACATCCGGCTCGTGCGGCTCGGCACCACGCGGGCCCAGCGCAAGCTCTTCTTCCGGCTCAACAAGGAGAAGCGCGAGCTCGAGCGGCAGGGCTTCGAGGTGGAGCCGCGCCTGATCGCCGAGCGGCTCGACGTGAGCGAGGAGGACGTGCGCGAGATGGAGCAGCGCCTCGGCCAGGGCGATCTCTCGATCGACGCGCCGGTCGGCGACGAAGAGGGCAGCGCCACCTTCGGCGACTTCCTCGCCTCCGGCGTGCGCTCGGCCGAGCAGAACGTGGCCGACGAGGAGCTGCGCCGGGTCTTCCTCGAGAAGGTCCGCGAGTTCGCCGCGACGCTCGACGAGCGCGAGCAGCGCATCGTCAACGAGCGCATCCTCGCCGAGGAGCCGCGGACGCTCCAGGAGATGGGCGACGCCTTCGGCGTGACCCGCGAGCGGGTGCGCCAGCTCGAGGCGCGCGTGGTGTCGCGCCTGCGGGACTACCTGCGCGAGCAGCTCGTGGACTTCGAGTACTACGCGCCGTCGCGCGACTGA
- a CDS encoding M20 family metallopeptidase yields the protein MSTRLDGLLDEARDLLPELVRLRRRLHENPELGLVLPETQKAVLEALAPLGIETATGGATSAVVATLRGRAAGAGPTLLLRADMDALPMPEQTGLPFASRHDDRMHACGHDAHVAMLAGAATLLARRREALPGTVKLLFQPGEEGYGGARILVEEGLLEAAPAVDAAFAIHVDSTLPPGRIALRPGPILASADVLSIDLHGRGGHASMPHLAGDPIPAAAEIVLALQSFVTRRIDVFDPVVITVTRLQAGTTSNVIPATANLLGTIRSTSERARAAAHEGVRRVAAGVAAAHGLEAQVHVLPGYPVTVNDAGFTAFTRLVGGELLGEAALVEMAAPVMGAEDFSFVLQRVPGALVFLGVRPPGERGEPLHSNRMTIDEDAMAQGAALHAAMALRFLEERSRA from the coding sequence ATGTCCACCCGACTCGACGGCCTGCTCGACGAAGCCCGCGACCTCCTGCCCGAGCTGGTGCGGCTGCGCCGCCGTCTGCACGAGAACCCGGAGCTCGGCCTGGTCCTCCCCGAGACCCAGAAGGCGGTGCTCGAGGCGCTCGCGCCGCTCGGGATCGAGACGGCGACCGGCGGCGCCACCAGCGCGGTCGTCGCGACCCTGCGCGGCCGGGCGGCGGGCGCGGGCCCGACGCTCCTGCTGCGCGCCGACATGGACGCGCTGCCGATGCCCGAGCAGACCGGGCTGCCCTTCGCCTCGCGCCACGACGACCGCATGCACGCCTGCGGGCACGACGCGCACGTCGCCATGCTGGCGGGCGCCGCGACGCTCCTGGCGCGCCGCCGCGAGGCCCTGCCCGGCACCGTGAAGCTGCTCTTCCAGCCCGGCGAGGAGGGCTACGGCGGCGCCCGCATCCTGGTCGAGGAGGGCCTGCTCGAGGCCGCCCCCGCCGTCGACGCCGCCTTCGCGATCCACGTCGACTCGACGCTTCCGCCGGGCCGGATCGCGCTGCGCCCCGGCCCGATCCTCGCCTCGGCCGACGTGCTCTCGATCGACCTCCACGGCCGCGGCGGGCACGCCTCGATGCCGCACCTGGCGGGCGATCCGATCCCCGCGGCCGCCGAGATCGTGCTCGCGCTGCAGAGCTTCGTGACGCGCCGGATCGACGTCTTCGACCCGGTCGTGATCACGGTGACGCGCCTCCAGGCCGGCACCACGAGCAACGTGATCCCCGCCACGGCGAACCTGCTCGGCACGATCCGCAGCACCTCCGAACGCGCGCGCGCGGCGGCGCACGAGGGCGTGCGGCGCGTGGCGGCCGGCGTGGCGGCCGCGCACGGGCTCGAGGCGCAGGTGCACGTCCTCCCGGGCTACCCGGTGACCGTGAACGACGCGGGCTTCACCGCCTTCACCCGCTTGGTGGGCGGCGAGCTGCTCGGCGAAGCGGCGCTCGTCGAGATGGCGGCGCCGGTGATGGGCGCCGAGGACTTCTCGTTCGTGCTCCAGCGCGTGCCCGGAGCCCTCGTCTTCCTCGGCGTGCGGCCGCCCGGCGAGCGCGGCGAGCCCCTGCACTCGAACCGCATGACGATCGACGAGGACGCGATGGCGCAGGGCGCGGCGCTGCACGCGGCGATGGCCTTGCGCTTCCTCGAGGAGCGAAGCCGGGCGTGA
- a CDS encoding cytochrome c, with the protein MIKFLAIGGLAAVLGLLLPAASQAAGDAAKGKTLFEANCASCHGTSGKGDGPTGQALAAQGTAPRDFTKADFKFDADKDGKPGTDADLEQVIKNGAAAYGGSPLMAPWGYLGDPAIADLVAYIRTFHQ; encoded by the coding sequence ATGATCAAGTTCCTGGCGATCGGCGGGCTCGCTGCCGTGCTGGGCCTCCTGCTCCCGGCCGCATCCCAGGCGGCGGGCGATGCGGCGAAGGGCAAGACCCTGTTCGAGGCGAACTGCGCGAGCTGCCACGGCACCAGCGGCAAGGGCGACGGCCCGACCGGCCAGGCGCTCGCGGCCCAGGGCACCGCACCCCGCGACTTCACGAAGGCCGACTTCAAGTTCGACGCGGACAAGGACGGCAAGCCCGGCACCGACGCCGATCTCGAGCAGGTGATCAAGAACGGCGCCGCCGCCTACGGCGGCTCGCCGCTGATGGCACCCTGGGGCTACCTCGGCGACCCGGCGATCGCCGACCTCGTCGCGTACATCCGCACCTTCCACCAGTAG
- a CDS encoding aminotransferase class I/II-fold pyridoxal phosphate-dependent enzyme, with product MDVFDKCRDYGQARSLRAADVYSYYRPLASAQDPEVTTADGRRLVMLGSNNYLGLTNHPEVKEAAAAALARYGTGCAGSRLLNGSLDLHEELEARLAAFMHREAAVTFSTGFQVNLGTLSCLLGRHDVAILDALDHACILDGCRLGFGKLYKFRHNDLASLEAKLAAVPEDRGRLIVVDGVYSMEGDLAPLPGIVALKQRFGARLMVDDAHGLGVLGASGRGTAEHFGVEGEVDLVMGTFSKSLAAIGGFVAGDATVIDYVRHTARSAVFSAALPPASAAAALAALAIVEREPERRKQLWEVTAYMKRELAGLGFDTGDSESPVIPIIVGDDMRALRMVRRLHEEGVFVNCVISPGVPEDRAMVRTSYMATHQRAHLDRALDAIARVGRELGVR from the coding sequence TTGGACGTCTTCGACAAGTGCCGGGACTACGGCCAGGCGCGCAGCCTGCGCGCGGCCGACGTCTACTCCTACTACCGGCCGCTCGCCTCGGCCCAGGACCCCGAGGTCACGACCGCCGACGGCCGCCGGCTCGTGATGCTCGGCTCCAACAACTACCTGGGCCTCACGAACCACCCGGAGGTGAAGGAGGCCGCGGCCGCCGCCCTCGCCCGCTACGGCACCGGCTGCGCGGGCTCGCGCCTGCTCAACGGCTCGCTCGACCTGCACGAGGAGCTCGAGGCGCGGCTCGCCGCCTTCATGCACCGCGAGGCCGCCGTCACCTTCTCGACCGGCTTCCAGGTGAACCTCGGCACGCTCTCCTGCCTGCTCGGCCGGCACGACGTCGCGATCCTCGACGCGCTCGACCACGCCTGCATCCTCGACGGCTGCCGGCTCGGCTTCGGCAAGCTCTACAAGTTCCGGCACAACGACCTGGCGAGCCTCGAGGCGAAGCTCGCGGCGGTGCCCGAGGACCGCGGCCGGCTGATCGTGGTGGACGGCGTCTACTCGATGGAGGGCGACCTCGCGCCGCTGCCCGGGATCGTGGCGCTGAAGCAGCGCTTCGGCGCACGCCTGATGGTGGACGACGCGCACGGCCTCGGCGTCCTCGGCGCGTCGGGCCGCGGCACGGCCGAGCACTTCGGCGTCGAGGGCGAGGTCGACCTCGTGATGGGAACCTTCTCGAAGTCGCTGGCGGCGATCGGCGGCTTCGTGGCCGGCGACGCGACGGTGATCGACTACGTGCGACACACGGCGCGCTCGGCGGTCTTCTCCGCCGCCCTGCCGCCCGCCTCGGCCGCCGCGGCGCTCGCGGCGCTCGCGATCGTCGAGCGTGAGCCCGAGCGGCGCAAGCAGCTCTGGGAGGTCACCGCCTACATGAAGCGCGAGCTCGCGGGGCTCGGCTTCGACACCGGCGACTCGGAGTCGCCGGTGATCCCGATCATCGTGGGCGACGACATGCGCGCGCTCCGGATGGTGCGGCGACTCCACGAGGAGGGCGTCTTCGTCAACTGCGTGATCTCGCCGGGCGTGCCCGAGGACCGCGCGATGGTCCGCACCTCCTACATGGCCACCCACCAGCGGGCGCACCTCGATCGCGCGCTCGACGCGATCGCCCGGGTCGGGCGCGAGCTGGGCGTCCGCTGA
- a CDS encoding DUF4124 domain-containing protein: MHAVVSAFLGIALLAAPAAAELWVWVDGEGRTHVTDDAAKVPGEARARDGGGAGLDALWGGRVRGPAPAPAARGSSRPEDRAASLVRSALDDLQHGESGRAAAALEGALRADPGNVEAHWYLALLDRQRGRLDSSQRHLEAFLARAGDEHDDWRESARRRLAAVGDEKRLAAAQAAEGPLRLAAAASPHFRIQYDERLGEARADYARTVTRYLEEAFEHARRRLGVAPAEPTGVVFYGKAAYLAAHQHRFSFPTVGFYDGRIHVASAAHPAGELRALLFHEYVHAVFAERTGGHRPFWLNEGLAELAERASSAQEPLSRRERAILHERIASGDWTPLGELVAGFGGLREGAARLAYLESTAAAAWVHARTTPSGIAALLDQLGAGAAPDAALRAAVGTDTAGVDTAVRAGIEAEFPRQAQAP, from the coding sequence ATGCACGCGGTCGTGTCGGCCTTCCTGGGCATCGCCCTGCTGGCGGCTCCGGCCGCCGCCGAGCTGTGGGTGTGGGTCGACGGCGAGGGCCGCACCCACGTCACCGACGACGCCGCCAAGGTCCCGGGCGAGGCGCGCGCGCGCGACGGCGGCGGGGCCGGGCTCGACGCGCTCTGGGGCGGTCGCGTGCGCGGCCCCGCGCCCGCGCCGGCGGCCCGCGGCTCGAGCCGCCCCGAGGACCGCGCCGCGAGCCTCGTGCGCTCCGCCCTCGACGACCTCCAGCACGGCGAGAGCGGCCGCGCCGCAGCGGCGCTCGAGGGCGCGCTGCGCGCCGACCCCGGCAACGTCGAGGCGCACTGGTACCTGGCGCTCCTCGACCGCCAGCGCGGGCGCCTCGACTCCTCGCAGCGACACCTGGAGGCGTTCCTCGCGCGCGCCGGTGACGAGCACGACGACTGGCGCGAGTCGGCGCGCCGCCGGCTGGCCGCGGTGGGCGACGAGAAGCGCCTCGCGGCCGCGCAGGCCGCCGAGGGGCCGCTGCGCCTCGCCGCCGCCGCAAGCCCCCACTTCCGGATCCAGTACGACGAGCGCCTCGGCGAGGCGCGCGCCGACTACGCCCGCACCGTGACCCGCTACCTCGAGGAGGCCTTCGAGCACGCGCGCCGGCGGCTCGGCGTCGCGCCGGCGGAGCCGACGGGCGTGGTCTTCTACGGCAAGGCGGCCTACCTGGCCGCCCACCAGCACCGCTTCAGCTTCCCGACCGTCGGCTTCTACGACGGCCGCATCCACGTCGCCTCGGCCGCGCACCCGGCCGGCGAGCTGCGCGCGCTGCTCTTCCACGAGTACGTCCACGCGGTCTTCGCCGAGCGCACCGGCGGGCACCGGCCGTTCTGGCTGAACGAAGGCCTCGCCGAGCTCGCGGAGCGCGCGTCGAGCGCGCAGGAGCCGCTCTCGCGCCGCGAGCGGGCGATCCTGCACGAGCGCATCGCCTCCGGCGACTGGACCCCGCTCGGCGAGCTGGTCGCCGGCTTCGGCGGCCTTCGCGAGGGGGCGGCGCGGCTCGCCTATCTCGAGTCGACCGCGGCCGCGGCCTGGGTCCACGCGCGCACGACACCGTCGGGGATCGCCGCGCTCCTCGACCAGCTCGGCGCCGGCGCCGCGCCCGACGCCGCCCTGCGCGCGGCGGTGGGGACCGACACGGCCGGCGTCGACACCGCCGTGCGCGCCGGGATCGAGGCCGAGTTCCCGCGCCAGGCGCAGGCGCCGTAG
- a CDS encoding MogA/MoaB family molybdenum cofactor biosynthesis protein, with amino-acid sequence MSGHRGRAGEPSSAGAHRSAAPRRVPSVVITVSDTRTLADDTGGALLVELLEGAGHPVAGRVLVPDDVGAIQNALDEAVMRDDVAAVFLTGGTGIAPRDVTPEALLPVLDRPIPGFGELFRVLSYQEIGPAALLSRALAGTVRGRLVAALPGSRAAIRLAMEKLLLPELGHLAAEAVKKG; translated from the coding sequence GTGAGCGGGCATCGCGGGCGTGCGGGCGAGCCCTCGAGCGCGGGCGCCCACCGGAGCGCCGCCCCGCGCCGCGTGCCGTCGGTGGTGATCACGGTGAGCGACACGCGCACGCTCGCCGACGACACGGGCGGGGCGCTGCTGGTCGAGCTGCTCGAGGGCGCCGGGCACCCGGTCGCCGGCCGCGTGCTGGTGCCCGACGACGTCGGCGCGATCCAGAACGCGCTCGACGAGGCGGTGATGCGCGACGACGTCGCCGCGGTGTTCCTGACCGGCGGCACCGGGATCGCGCCGCGCGACGTGACCCCCGAGGCGCTGCTGCCGGTGCTCGACCGGCCGATCCCGGGCTTCGGCGAGCTGTTCCGGGTGCTCTCCTACCAGGAGATCGGGCCCGCCGCGCTGCTCTCGCGCGCGCTGGCCGGCACCGTGCGCGGCCGGCTCGTGGCCGCGCTGCCCGGCTCGCGCGCCGCGATCCGGCTCGCCATGGAGAAGCTGCTGCTCCCGGAGCTCGGCCACCTCGCCGCCGAGGCGGTCAAGAAGGGCTGA
- a CDS encoding SDR family NAD(P)-dependent oxidoreductase, which translates to MPSSAFRDRRALVTGGSSGIGRALALALARAGAHVAIVARREAPLREAEGALRAAAPGAVQRFTAIAADVAEPEAAARAVAEAVAALGGLDLVVNNAGVARALRFEDTPPAEFQRLVAVNYLGAVHVVRAALPHLAAGARIANVSSLAGALAIYGYAAYAPSKFALTAFSEVLRQELRPRGIAVSVLLPPDTDTPQLAEENREKPAATRALAGNVPVLAPEAVADALLEGLASGRAVIVPGWRARATLWAARLAPGLVRRIIDREIARAGG; encoded by the coding sequence ATGCCTTCCTCCGCCTTCCGCGACCGGCGCGCGCTCGTGACCGGGGGCTCGAGCGGGATCGGACGCGCGCTCGCGCTCGCGCTCGCGCGCGCCGGCGCGCACGTCGCGATCGTGGCGCGCCGCGAGGCGCCGCTGCGCGAGGCCGAAGGGGCGCTGCGTGCCGCCGCGCCCGGCGCCGTCCAGCGCTTCACGGCGATCGCCGCCGACGTGGCCGAGCCCGAGGCGGCGGCGCGCGCCGTCGCCGAGGCGGTGGCGGCGCTCGGCGGGCTCGACCTCGTCGTCAACAACGCGGGCGTGGCCCGTGCGCTGCGCTTCGAGGACACGCCGCCCGCCGAGTTCCAGCGCCTCGTCGCGGTGAACTACCTCGGCGCCGTCCACGTCGTGCGCGCGGCGCTGCCGCACCTCGCGGCGGGTGCGCGGATCGCCAACGTCTCGTCGCTGGCCGGCGCGCTCGCCATCTACGGCTACGCGGCCTACGCGCCGAGCAAGTTCGCGCTGACCGCCTTCTCGGAGGTGCTGCGCCAGGAGCTGCGCCCGCGCGGGATCGCGGTCTCCGTGCTCCTGCCGCCGGACACCGACACGCCGCAGCTCGCCGAGGAGAACCGCGAGAAGCCGGCCGCGACGCGCGCGCTCGCCGGCAACGTCCCGGTGCTCGCGCCCGAGGCGGTGGCCGACGCGCTGCTCGAGGGGCTCGCGAGCGGGCGGGCCGTGATCGTCCCCGGCTGGCGCGCGCGCGCCACCCTGTGGGCCGCCCGGCTCGCGCCGGGCCTCGTGCGGCGCATCATCGACCGCGAGATCGCCCGCGCCGGCGGGTAG
- a CDS encoding NifU family protein, which translates to MGNDLEWVRRMRQQVEAVIDRLRPGLVLDGGNVELAGVDEEGAVSLLFQGACARCPAQLATLRLVIEPTLRREVPAVTQVVPADPH; encoded by the coding sequence ATGGGCAACGACCTCGAGTGGGTACGGCGCATGCGCCAGCAGGTGGAGGCCGTGATCGACCGGCTCCGGCCCGGGCTCGTGCTCGACGGCGGCAACGTCGAGCTGGCGGGTGTCGACGAGGAGGGTGCCGTGAGCCTGCTCTTCCAGGGCGCGTGTGCGCGCTGCCCGGCGCAGCTCGCGACGCTGCGCCTCGTGATCGAGCCGACGCTGCGGCGCGAGGTGCCGGCCGTCACGCAGGTGGTGCCGGCGGATCCACACTGA
- a CDS encoding molybdenum cofactor biosynthesis protein MoaE — MRVTVRLFGPIRELAGAKELHVQLPAGATVAALRALLAGKHPEIAALGPRLRISVNRELAAEDAPLADGDEAALLPPVSGGSGGDPPRCTISERPLDPEAVAARVLGPDAGGVVSFAGAVREHARGHAIEHLEYEAYPEMAVQEMERICDEAARRWPGARVAIAHRVGHLAIGELAVVVVAAAAHRAEAFDACRFAIDALKETVPIWKKEVARDGSYWVDDHA, encoded by the coding sequence ATGCGCGTGACCGTCCGGCTGTTCGGGCCGATCCGCGAGCTTGCCGGTGCGAAGGAGCTGCACGTCCAGCTTCCGGCCGGCGCGACGGTGGCCGCGCTGCGCGCGCTGCTCGCCGGGAAGCACCCGGAGATCGCCGCCCTGGGCCCGCGGCTGCGCATCTCCGTGAACCGCGAGCTCGCGGCCGAGGACGCCCCGCTGGCCGACGGCGACGAGGCGGCGCTCCTGCCGCCGGTGTCGGGCGGCTCCGGTGGGGACCCCCCGCGCTGCACGATCTCGGAGCGCCCGCTCGACCCGGAGGCGGTCGCTGCCCGGGTGCTCGGGCCCGACGCCGGCGGCGTGGTCAGCTTCGCCGGCGCCGTGCGCGAGCACGCGCGCGGCCACGCGATCGAGCACCTCGAGTACGAGGCGTACCCGGAGATGGCGGTCCAGGAGATGGAGCGCATCTGCGACGAGGCGGCGCGCCGCTGGCCGGGCGCGCGCGTCGCGATCGCGCACCGGGTGGGCCACCTCGCGATCGGCGAGCTGGCCGTCGTCGTCGTGGCGGCCGCCGCCCACCGCGCCGAGGCCTTCGACGCCTGCCGCTTCGCGATCGACGCCCTCAAGGAGACCGTGCCGATCTGGAAGAAGGAGGTCGCGCGCGACGGGTCGTACTGGGTGGACGACCACGCGTGA